One stretch of Bacteroidota bacterium DNA includes these proteins:
- a CDS encoding RNA-binding protein produces the protein MKLYVGNLDREVTKENLQEAFQPFGELGEVTVIRDRSNNVSKGFGFVEFMKKAEAEAAIAALHGKEFMGRTMDVNEARPKTENSSRGGFSGGGGGNRGGRSGGNRRY, from the coding sequence GTGAAACTGTATGTAGGGAATTTGGATCGGGAAGTAACAAAAGAAAATTTACAAGAAGCATTTCAACCATTTGGCGAACTTGGCGAAGTAACGGTCATCAGAGATCGATCGAACAATGTTTCCAAAGGTTTTGGCTTTGTAGAGTTTATGAAAAAAGCTGAAGCAGAAGCTGCAATTGCTGCTTTACACGGAAAAGAATTTATGGGACGGACAATGGATGTGAACGAAGCCAGACCAAAAACAGAGAATTCTTCACGCGGTGGTTTTAGCGGCGGAGGTGGTGGTAATCGTGGTGGACGAAGCGGCGGAAATCGCCGATATTAA
- a CDS encoding FG-GAP-like repeat-containing protein produces the protein MKTHFFILIFSLPLFGQQSLFSDQSSGLPLASTYYGNHGVSVIDFDKDGWDDIFFANIAQTYTADTSFCVLLKNNKNGTFTNVTSAAKLKIFGSYKSGVWGDINNDGYVDLFLAEAYGQGRCHLFINKKDGTFQDQSTDCGINFVSTAAIAAFGDYNNDGTLDLFLATEYPEPDHLYKNISNGSTILFQDVTTKAGIAGAADTSPMQVTFIDYDNDGDLDIYKVHDGFLESNLFSNNGDGTFTDVSHLTGLHDYGAGNSMGVYWKDFDFDGWEEVYITRIGKGGLYKRQSNGVYKNVAESLGVQLNGMSWGIVWEDFDNDMDNDLYMINTYGFNGLANLYYEFANGTFLEKSAQYQLNYPYSFYGLAAGDFNNDGYIDMVASATDGNNKLLLNTKQKSGNWFKLSLTGVSINAMAVGAKVTVVAGGKRQTERVTAGNGYASQMSPVLHFGLGSLTTIDTLEIMWSKNNIQKFTTVGVNVNYRLTEGSSLVTAVPDKEHNTIPDGYSLGQNFPNPFNPSTTISYQMKQGGFVSIIIFDILGRTKQTVVNTIKESGYHSVSFDASLLPTGIYYYRMQTGDFHETKKMVYLK, from the coding sequence ATGAAAACTCACTTCTTCATATTAATTTTTTCGCTTCCTCTTTTTGGACAACAAAGCCTATTTTCTGACCAATCCTCAGGATTGCCATTAGCATCCACGTATTATGGCAATCATGGTGTGTCCGTGATTGACTTTGATAAGGATGGATGGGACGATATCTTTTTTGCGAACATTGCGCAGACATACACTGCCGATACTTCATTTTGCGTTCTTTTGAAGAACAATAAAAATGGAACATTTACGAATGTGACATCAGCCGCTAAACTGAAAATATTTGGAAGTTATAAATCCGGAGTGTGGGGGGATATCAATAATGATGGGTATGTCGATCTTTTTTTAGCAGAAGCGTACGGGCAAGGGCGCTGTCATTTATTCATAAATAAAAAAGATGGGACGTTTCAAGATCAATCTACGGATTGCGGAATCAATTTTGTTTCGACTGCCGCTATAGCAGCGTTTGGAGATTACAATAATGACGGTACACTTGACCTTTTTCTGGCGACCGAATATCCAGAACCGGATCATTTATATAAAAACATTTCAAATGGATCCACAATCTTATTTCAAGATGTGACAACAAAAGCGGGCATTGCGGGTGCCGCAGATACATCACCGATGCAAGTGACATTCATTGATTATGATAATGACGGTGATCTGGATATTTACAAAGTTCATGACGGATTTCTGGAAAGCAATTTATTCTCCAATAATGGCGATGGGACATTTACCGATGTTTCACATTTGACTGGATTACACGATTACGGCGCGGGGAATTCTATGGGAGTCTATTGGAAGGATTTTGATTTTGATGGATGGGAAGAGGTATACATTACACGAATTGGAAAAGGGGGTTTGTATAAACGACAATCGAATGGCGTTTATAAAAATGTTGCCGAGTCGCTTGGGGTGCAGTTAAACGGAATGTCCTGGGGAATTGTTTGGGAAGATTTTGATAATGATATGGATAATGATCTCTATATGATTAATACGTATGGATTCAACGGACTGGCTAATCTCTATTACGAGTTTGCGAACGGCACATTTCTAGAAAAGAGTGCTCAGTATCAGTTGAATTATCCCTACAGCTTTTATGGTCTTGCTGCCGGGGATTTCAACAATGATGGATATATTGATATGGTGGCATCGGCAACAGATGGGAATAATAAATTACTTCTGAATACAAAACAGAAATCAGGTAATTGGTTCAAACTTTCATTAACAGGAGTATCAATCAACGCGATGGCAGTCGGAGCCAAGGTAACGGTGGTTGCTGGCGGAAAAAGGCAAACAGAGCGAGTGACAGCGGGGAACGGATATGCTTCGCAAATGAGTCCAGTGCTTCATTTTGGTTTAGGTAGTCTTACAACGATTGATACGTTAGAGATTATGTGGTCGAAGAATAATATCCAAAAATTTACTACTGTGGGTGTGAATGTCAATTATCGTCTGACGGAGGGAAGTTCTTTGGTTACCGCTGTTCCCGATAAAGAGCATAATACAATTCCTGATGGATATTCGTTAGGACAAAACTTTCCCAATCCGTTTAACCCATCAACGACCATATCATATCAGATGAAACAGGGAGGATTTGTTTCAATAATAATTTTTGATATACTTGGAAGAACGAAGCAAACGGTCGTGAATACTATCAAAGAGTCAGGGTATCATAGCGTTTCGTTTGATGCATCACTATTACCGACCGGAATCTATTATTATAGAATGCAAACGGGGGATTTTCATGAAACAAAAAAAATGGTGTATTTAAAATAG